The proteins below come from a single Triticum aestivum cultivar Chinese Spring chromosome 5D, IWGSC CS RefSeq v2.1, whole genome shotgun sequence genomic window:
- the LOC123120899 gene encoding acyl-coenzyme A thioesterase 13-like — MAKLEGGSKDVDEAMERWHNRSLAHRLYDAFTVAGLRVEAVEPGHLLCSFMVPPRLTSSASNRMHGGAVASLVDLVGSAVIFAGGSPVTGVSLDINVSYLGAARANEEIEIEARVLGIGDKTGCVTVEVRRKDTGQVLAHGRHTKYLANVSSKL, encoded by the exons ATGGCGAAGCTCGAAGGCGGCAGCAAGGATGTTGACGAAGCTATGGAGAGGTGGCACAACCGTTCCTTGGCCCACCGGCTGTACGACGCCTTCACCGTAGCCGGCCTCCGCGTTGAGGCCGTCGAACCCGGCCACCTCCTCTGCTCCTTCATGGTCCCTCCTCGCCTCACGTCG AGCGCCAGCAACCGCATGCATGGAGGCGCGGTGGCGTCGCTGGTGGACCTGGTGGGGTCTGCGGTGATCTTCGCCGGCGGCTCGCCGGTGACTGGGGTCTCGCTGGATATCAACGTCTCCTACCTGGGCGCCGCCCGTGCAAAC GAGGAGATCGAGATCGAGGCTCGGGTGCTCGGCATCGGCGACAAGACAGGGTGCGTGACCGTGGAAGTGAGGAGGAAGGACACCGGCCAGGTGCTCGCGCACGGCCGCCACACCAAGTATCTCGCCAACGTCTCCAGTAAACTCTGA
- the LOC123125478 gene encoding benzoate--CoA ligase, peroxisomal-like, translated as MEKLPKRPANYVPLSPVGFLPRAAAVYGDRTSVVYGRLRFTWSHTYERCRRLAAALLSLGVRKNDVVSVLAPNVPAMYEMHFAVPMAAAVLNTVNTRLDAKAVAAILRHSQAKVLFVDNDYVSLANDALQVVADAGARVPLVAVIVDIDRPTGVRLGVGELEYEALVSGGDPASELPSLADEWDAVTLNYTSGTTSAPKGVVYSHRGAYLNTTSQLLSWGVGTEPVYLWTLPMFHCNGWTLIWGMAARGGVNVCIRENRAADVYRAISDHGVTHMCCAPVVLNILLDGIGEARRLAAPVHVLTGGAPPTATLLDRVERVGFKVTHSYGLTEATGPALACEWRHEWDLLPLLERSRLKARQGVSVLSLADANVVDDNTMASVPRDGKSVGEIALRGSSIMKGYLDNPEANDKAFKGGWFMTGDVGVVHPDGYIEVKDRSKDVIISGGENICSKEVEEVLLQHQAVADAAVVAMPHPHWGETPCAFLVASKKAAEVCEDEVIAFCREHMARFMAPRKVVVVDALPRNALGKVDKVKLRDAVRSLVLPTATSRL; from the coding sequence ATGGAGAAGCTTCCCAAGCGTCCGGCTAACTACGTGCCGCTTAGCCCGGTTGGGTTCCTGCCGCGTGCCGCTGCCGTATACGGTGACCGCACGTCCGTCGTCTACGGGCGTCTCCGCTTCACGTGGAGCCATACGTACGAGCGCTGCCGCCGCCttgccgccgccctcctctccctcGGCGTCCGCAAGAACGACGTCGTCTCCGTCCTCGCCCCCAACGTGCCGGCGATGTATGAGATGCACTTCGCCGTGCCCATGGCTGCTGCCGTGCTCAACACCGTCAACACGCGCCTGGACGCCAAGGCGGTGGCGGCCATCCTGAGGCACTCCCAGGCCAAGGTCTTGTTCGTCGACAATGACTACGTGAGCCTCGCCAACGACGCGCTACAGGTCGTCGCCGATGCCGGCGCCCGCGTCCCGTTGGTCGCCGTCATCGTCGATATTGACAGGCCCACTGGCGTCCGGCTCGGCGTCGGTGAGCTCGAGTATGAGGCGCTGGTCAGCGGCGGCGACCCGGCCTCGGAGCTGCCCTCGCTCGCGGACGAGTGGGACGCGGTCACGCTCAACTACACCTCCGGCACCACGTCGGCGCCTAAGGGCGTGGTGTACAGCCACCGTGGTGCGTACCTCAACACCACGAGCCAGCTGCTGTCGTGGGGGGTGGGCACCGAGCCGGTGTACCTCTGGACGCTCCCCATGTTCCACTGCAACGGGTGGACGCTCATCTGGGGAATGGCAGCGCGCGGCGGCGTCAACGTCTGCATCCGCGAGAACCGCGCCGCCGACGTCTACCGTGCCATCTCCGACCACGGCGTCACCCACATGTGTTGCGCGCCGGTGGTGCTCAACATTCTCCTAGACGGCATCGGCGAGGCTCGTCGGCTGGCGGCTCCCGTCCACGTCCTCACTGGCGGGGCCCCGCCGACGGCCACCCTGCTGGACCGCGTCGAGCGGGTCGGTTTCAAGGTGACGCACTCGTACGGACTCACTGAGGCCACCGGCCCCGCTCTGGCCTGCGAGTGGCGCCACGAGTGGGACCTCCTGCCGCTCCTGGAGCGCTCACGCCTCAAGGCCAGGCAGGGGGTCAGTGTCCTGTCTCTCGCCGACGCCAACGTCGTCGACGACAACACCATGGCTAGTGTGCCGCGTGACGGCAAATCCGTGGGTGAGATCGCGCTCCGCGGCAGCAGCATCATGAAGGGGTACCTCGACAACCCGGAGGCGAACGACAAGGCCTTCAAGGGCGGGTGGTTCATGACGGGCGACGTCGGCGTCGTGCACCCGGACGGGTACATCGAGGTAAAGGACAGGTCAAAGGACGTGATCATCAGCGGAGGCGAGAACATTTGCagcaaggaggtggaggaggtgctgCTCCAGCACCAGGCTGTGGCGGACGCGGCGGTGGTTGCCATGCCTCACCCGCACTGGGGCGAGACACCGTGCGCGTTTCTCGTGGCCAGCAAAAAGGCTGCCGAGGTCTGCGAGGATGAAGTGATCGCCTTCTGCCGCGAGCACATGGCGCGCTTCATGGCACCCAGGAAGGTGGTGGTCGTCGACGCCCTCCCGAGGAACGCACTGGGAAAGGTTGACAAGGTGAAGCTTCGGGATGCAGTCCGGAGTCTTGTGCTCCCCACGGCCACGTCTAGGCTATAG
- the LOC123125479 gene encoding acyl-coenzyme A thioesterase 13-like — protein MQRWHNRSLGHRLYDAFTVAGLRVEAIEPGRLLCSFMVPPRLTSSASNRMHGGAVASLVDLVGSAVIFTGGSPVTGVSLDITVSYLGAAHANEEIEVEARVLGIGDKTGCVTVEVRRKDTGQVLAHGRHTKYLANVSSKL, from the exons ATGCAGAGGTGGCACAACCGTTCCTTGGGCCACCGGCTGTACGACGCCTTCACCGTAGCTGGCCTCCGCGTCGAGGCCATCGAACCCGGCCGCCTTCTCTGCTCCTTCATGGTCCCTCCTCGCCTCACGTCG AGCGCCAGCAACCGTATGCATGGAGGCGCGGTGGCGTCGCTGGTGGACCTGGTGGGCTCTGCGGTAATCTTCACGGGCGGCTCGCCGGTGACAGGCGTCTCGCTGGATATCACCGTCTCCTACCTGGGCGCCGCCCATGCAAAC GAGGAGATCGAGGTGGAGGCCCGGGTCCTCGGCATCGGCGACAAGACGGGGTGCGTAACCGTGGAGGTGAGGAGGAAGGACACCGGCCAGGTGCTCGCGCACGGCCGCCACACCAAGTATCTCGCCAACGTCTCCAGTAAACTGTGA